AATTCATAACTAAGCATTAAAACTTTCATATTATTTCTGGTCCTTCTTAACCGAATATGCTATGTAGGCTAAGTATAATTCTCGGCGAGAATCTTCCGATTCCTTAACCATTATAATTTGAAGAATAATAATTATCCACACAATGCCAGAAATACCTTTATCAGCAGAGAATATAAATTTTGAATTCGCTATCGCGCATGAAAATTTGCTAGCCGGATACTATTATGGTAATTTCCCCAAGCTGAAAAAGTTTTGATGGAGGAAAAAAGCGAAATTGGCAAAGATAAGTTTTATACATGCACGAGAGATACTTGATTCTAGAGGAAATCCGACCGTTGAGGTAGAGGTACGCTGTGATGACGGTGCCTTTGGAAGAGCTGCAGTCCCTTCTGGAGCATCGACCGGAGTGCATGAGGCAATTGAGCTCAGGGATCAAGACAATAAAAGATATTCGGGCAAAGGGGTTCAGGGGGCCATAAAAAACGTCAACGATGTTATTGCGACAAAGTTAATCGGTACCGACATAACCGCTCAGGTCTCCATTGATCGGACAATGATTGATCTGGATGGAACCTCAAATAAATCAAAGCTGGGAGCAAACGCTATTTTAGGGGTTTCTCTTGCCGTTGCAAAAGCTGCTGCAGATTCCAAAGGGCTACCTCTATTCCGTAGCATCGGAGGATCTTCAGCAAATACTCTCCCTGTCCCTCTCATGAATATTATAAATGGTGGAGTACATGCAGATAACAACCTCGATATACAGGAATTTATGATAGTTCCACTTGGATTTAACTCGTTCTCCGATGCGATTAGAGCGGGGGTTGAGGTCTTTCATAATTTAAAATCGCTTTTAAAGAAAAAGCGTTATTCCACTTCGGTAGGAGACGAAGGTGGATTTGCTCCAAACTTGAATTCCAATGTAGAAGCAATCGAATGTATAGCTGAAGCAATCACAAAGGCTGGATATAAATCGGGTAAAGAGGTTTATCTTGCGCTGGATATCGCATCCAGCGAACTCTACAAAAAAGGGAATTATACGATTGAAAATAAGAAATTGACTACAGATGAGGTAGTAGATTTATACAGAAATTGGATTAACAAATACCCAATCATATCAATTGAAGACGGAATGGCTGAGGACGATTGGACTGGGTGGAAAATTCTTACAAAAGAGCTCGGGAGTAAAGTACAGCTTGTAGGAGATGACATTTTTGTTACAAACCCTACGAGATTAAAGAAAGGAATTAAGGAAGGAATAGCAAATTCTATCCTTATCAAAGTTAATCAAATCGGAACACTTTCAGAAACTCTCGAAGCGATGAGAATCGCTTCAAATGCAGGTTACACCCAGATAATATCTCACCGTTCGGGCGAAACCGAGGACTCAACTATAGCCGATATTGCAGTCGCCACAAACGCTGGACAGATAAAAACCGGATCTGCCTCAAGAAGTGATCGAATGGCAAAATATAATCAGCTTTTGAGAATTGAGGAAGAACTGGGAAACGAGGCCAGGTTTTTGGGGAGATCTGCATTTAGGGTCTAAACTTTCATATTCTGAATCGAGTTTCGCATGACAAATCTAACACTCATATTAAAGAGTAGAAACGAAATATTTTTATCCTCTACAAATAAAACATCCGGCCGATCGTTCTGTCCTGTTTTGTTTGAAGAAAACATATCGTAATTTTCCGTGACGCATGGCGGCGCAAGAAAACACCGCTTATCGTCTATGTTAATAATATGGCTTATTTTCGATAGTCGGGACTCTCTAGTCCCGATTCAATCGTGTCGAGAATAGCGGAATTAAACTTAATAATTTTTCATGTATAATTACCATTCGAGGCGACATTACAGGATTGACATATGGCAGCAAAAACCTTATTCGATAAAATTTGGAAATCCCACGTCGTTTATGAGGAAGAGGGTCAACCAACTCTTCTCTACATTGATTTACACCTTATCCACGAGGTTACCTCACCACAAGCCTTCGAAGGCCTCCGCCTTTCGGGAAGATTGATAAGAAGGCCAGACCTGACATTCGCGACCAAAGACCATAATGTACCAACAAGCGCAAGAACCTTACCAATTGATGATCCTATATCGAAAAAGCAGATGGATACGCTAAGAGAAAATTGCAAAGAATATGGAATCGAATTATTTGGCCTGAGCATAAATAGTCATTTACAAGGGATCGTGCATGTAATTGGACCAGAGCTTGGACTCACAAAGCCGGGAATGACAATTGTTTGTGGTGACAGTCATACTTCAACTCATGGCGCTTTTGGAGCCCTGGCTTTTGGTATTGGCACGAGCGAAGTGGAACACGTCCTTGCAACTCAATGTCTTAGACAAAACCGACCCAATGTCTTTGAGGTCAAGGTAAACGGGGTTAGATCAAATGGCGTCACCGCTAAAGATATAATCCTGAGTATCATTGGGAACATAGGAACAGCGGGTGCAACTGGAACAGTTATTGAGTATAGAGGAGAGGCTATCGAGGCTCTATCAATGGAAGAACGGATGACAATTTGCAACATGTCAATAGAAGCTGGTGCACGAGCAGGGATGATAGCTCCAGATGAAAAAACCTTCGAGTACATTGAAGGAAGACTTTATGCTCCAAAAGGGATTAACTTTGAGGAAGCAGTTTCAGAATGGAAAGAACTGAAGACAGACGAAGGCGCAGTATTTGATAAGTCCGTTACATTCGACGCATCTAACATAGCTCCTCAAGTGAGTTGGGGGACTAATCCGGGAATGGTTACAGATGTAGTAGGAATTGTTCCTGACCCAAATTCTTTTCCCGATCCGGAAATGCAAAAGGCGGCCAAAAGCGCTCTGGAGTATATGGGGCTTAAGCCAAAGACACCAATTCAAGAAATTGTGTTAGATAGGGTGTTTATTGGTTCCTGCACAAATTCCAGAATTGAAGATTTAACCGCGGCAGCGAAAGTGGTAAAGGGCAAAAGAGTGGCCTCAAACATAAGGGCAATGGTGGTGCCGGGATCTCAGATGGTTAAATCCGAAGCCGAGAAGTTAGGTCTTGACAGGATCTTTAAAGAGGCGGGATTTGAATGGCGTGAATCTGGATGCAGTATGTGTCTAGGGATGAATCCTGATATACTCGCACCGGGAGAGAGATGTGCAAGTACCTCAAACAGAAATTTTGAAGGGCGTCAGGGAAAAGGTGGTAGAACCCATTTGGTAAGTCCGATAATGGCCGCTGCAGCGGCGATTGAGGGACATTTTATAGACATACGAGATTGGGACTTAAATAGAGATCTTTAAAAGGGAAATTTATGGAACCGTTATCGATTGTTTCAAGTACAGTAGTTCCCCTAGACAAGATGAATGTGGATACTGATCAAATCATTCCTAAACAGTTTCTGAAGCGCATCGAGCGAACAGGTTTCGGCGAGTTCCTGTTTTATGACTGGAGATATAGTGATGATGGATCTATAAATCCAGAGTTTGTATTAAATAGGGAAAGGTATAAAGGAGCAAAGATACTCCTTACAAGAGATAACTTTGGAAGCGGGAGCTCTAGGGAACATGCTCCCTGGGCCCTTAGGGAATATGGATTCGAAGTTATTATCGCCCCCTCATTTGCCGATATTTTCTATAATAATTGCTTCAAAAATGCGATATTACCAATCACTCTTCATAAGAGCACAGTCGATGAGCTTTTTTCGAAAGTTCATTCTAAGAATGACTACTCACTAACGGTAGATTTAGAGCGACAAACCATAACCGATGATGAAGGATGGGTTATCAATTTTGAAATAGATACATTCAAAAAGAGGGCTTTACTGGAAGGACTAGATGATATTGCTCATACCTTACAACATGAGGAAAGGATCGTCGTTTATGAACAAAAGATGTGGCATGAGCGGAAATGGGCATTTCCGCAAATAGATACTTGAAATATAATTATCTCGCCAAGAGAATCCCTTGATATTAAGATAAAATACCTTATTGTATGCCTAAATATGAAGGAAAAGATATTGTTCAGAAGCTGTTATTTAGCTAATCAGTTAATTCAGAGCGTTAAGTTTCATACTTAAAGTATTACCTTAAGCCAAATCCATTATTTTCCCGCAACTCTTAAACAAAAAAATTATTTTCAGAGGATTCATCCACAGTTTTTAAATCATTCATTTAACAATTCAGACCTCTCACCAACCGACACCTGCAAAAATAATGGATAATTATCTTTAAACTGTCTTAGTCCCATTAAATAGTCAAACTATCCGCGAGCTTCAGAAGCCATCATGCTATAAAAACACAATCCACACAGTCATGCCAGAGAAATAAACCAAAATCGGTGACAAAAAAGTGCGCTAAATTCATGTCATTGAGTCTGTAATCGTCCGCGAGGCTAAGAAAGGCAATTTATTTAGATGTTACCTCTTTCTCAATATAAGATTCAAAATAATTGTTATTATCAAACTGATAATGATCGATGAAGCTAGAGGAAAGAAAAATGTAAAGCTATCTCGTTTGATAAGGATATCCCCAGGCAACCTTCCAATGAAGGGGATCTTCGGGGATAATAAAATCAACGACCCTAACACCACAAGGAATATCCCCGTTATCATTATTATTTTCCCTAAAGACTGAATTTCCATTCACCCAATCCTCTTGATATTTATCTTTACAGTAAATTATATAATGGTAAGCTTTAATCGCAATCTATCAGGAACATTGATAAATCCGAAATTGAAGGTACTGGAATTTTAGAAAATAAAGATTTAATCTATCTAATAAATATATTTGACGAAAATGTAGAATTCAACAATGAGTTCAATTGAATTAAAAATTACTCCAAAGCTTCTCCAACAACAACGTCTCATTCTAACTCAAGACCTGCAGCTTTTCTTAAAGCTCATACAAATGACGACTATTGAACTTTCTGAGTATCTTGAAGAACAACTGATTGAAAATCCAGCATTGGAAGAGATCCAAGAAATAAGTGACAAGGTCGAAACCCGTTCAGAAAACCCGACAGATCCTAGACTCGAAGACACGAGCCCCTTACCAAATATAAATGATGAGGTACCTTTTACGAGAGATTTCAGCGGTGATAGAGAAGATGACTATTCCTGGGAAAACAGTGTCTCTTCGACTGACTCTCTTATAGACTATCTAAAATGGCAGCTTGGACTCTCAGATTTAACAGCTTTTGAAAGGCATATCGCATCTATTATAATCGGCAATATAAACGAAGATGGTTATCTTGAGGCAGGGTTAGATGAAATTGTTTCAATGTTGGCCAACTCGATTCGTGAATCGGATCGAGACTTAAAGTCTAATTCGTTGATTGAAGACAACGATCCAGAATATTCTCCGGCGCCAGCCGAATTCGATATGAGCATGATCGAGGCCGTACTAAAAAAAATTCAATCGTCGTTCGACCCTCCGGGTGTGTGTGCCAGAGACTTGAAAGAATCATTAATAATTCAATTGAAGGAACTGGGGTACAAAGATGGTGGAGTGGAAACAAGCATAGTAAATAATCACCTGGATGATATCGGTAAGAAGCGATATGACGAAATCGCTAACAACTTGGGTATTACAGAAGAAGATGCAAAGAAAGCCGTAGATGTTATCTCAAAGCTTGAGCCAAAACCGGGACGACCGTTTTACTCCAAGGATTTAGAGAAATACATAGTCCCCGATTTTTATATATATAAGGTCGGAGATGAACTGCAATTGCAGTTGAATAGAGACATCCCGAAAGTTAGGGTTAGCCATTACTATAAAAACCTTATAAATGAAGGCAAACTACCATCAGATGTAAAAAAATATATTAAAGAAAAGCTTGAGTCAGCTCAGAGAATAATAAAATGTCTAGAAGAACGGGATTCAGCGATCAGGAAAGTTATAGCCAGGATAGTCGACTATCAGAAGGATTTTTTCGAACACGGTCGGGAATACATAAAACCTTTAAGATTAAAAGATATAGCACAGCACGAGGATGTTAATGTACACGAATCAACAGTAAGTCGAATAACGAGTAGGAGATATATTTACACTCCACAAGGATTAATTGAACTTAAATCTCTATTTTCGAGGAAAATAGAAACTTCGGTCGGAGACAGCATCTCATTCGAGCGTGTAAAGTCGATTCTTAGAGATATCATTGATAATGAATTACCAGAAAGCCCGTATTCAGACGAGGATATTTCAAGGATACTTGAACGAAAAAAAATAAAGCTCGCTCGAAGGACAATCTCTAAGTATAGAAAGATGCTAAACATCCCACCTTCACATGAGAGAACATCAATGAAGGGATGAGAAAATGAAAATCACAGTAACAACAAGACACATTCACGATCAAAAAAAATCTGAAAGTCTGAGACAATATATTCTGAAAAGGATTAAAAGAATTAACAGATACATGAATCCGGATAAAGATCCTTCAGAACTGAGATTTGTCCTGTCCGTAGAAAAATTCAGAAATTCTGTGGAACTGATTTTAACTAGCGGTAATTTTAAAGCCACTTCATCGGTCAATTCCGATGCTATGCATGTAGCTATTGACAAATCCATTAACTCAATAATTAAACAACTAAAAAAACAAACTGATAAAAAGATTAAGACAAAAAGGAGAGAAAGTAAAAAGATAAAACCTGCTCTCTCACCAGATCAGCCAATTGAAAACAAAGACGCTGGTACTATTCGGATTAGGAAGCTCTCCAAAAAACCGATGTCGGTTGAAGAAGCATTCTTGCAATTAAATTTGTCTCATTTTGGATTTGTTGCATTTACAAATAGCGAAACCGGAGCAATGAATATTCTGCATAAAACAAAAGGAGGAACCATAGAATTAATAACCCCATAGTGGCTCAAAAACGGGTCTTGGGGATAGCGGATGTTTTAAGGAAGGAATCCGTAATGTTAAACCTTAAAACTAAGGCTAAACCAGATGTAATTCGGGAACTCGCGGAACCAGTAACCGAACAGTATCCGAATTTAAGCAGAGATAACCTGGTTTCAGTTCTCCTTGAGCGTGAAAAACTATGCAGCACCGCGGTCGATGAAGGCGTAGCTATCCCCCATGGGAAGATAAGTGGTCTATCAAATATAATAGCGGCTTTTGGTAGGAGTGTTGAAGGAATCGATTTCGAATCACTGGATGGTAATCCCACTCATCT
Above is a window of Thermodesulfobacteriota bacterium DNA encoding:
- the rpoN gene encoding RNA polymerase factor sigma-54, which encodes MSSIELKITPKLLQQQRLILTQDLQLFLKLIQMTTIELSEYLEEQLIENPALEEIQEISDKVETRSENPTDPRLEDTSPLPNINDEVPFTRDFSGDREDDYSWENSVSSTDSLIDYLKWQLGLSDLTAFERHIASIIIGNINEDGYLEAGLDEIVSMLANSIRESDRDLKSNSLIEDNDPEYSPAPAEFDMSMIEAVLKKIQSSFDPPGVCARDLKESLIIQLKELGYKDGGVETSIVNNHLDDIGKKRYDEIANNLGITEEDAKKAVDVISKLEPKPGRPFYSKDLEKYIVPDFYIYKVGDELQLQLNRDIPKVRVSHYYKNLINEGKLPSDVKKYIKEKLESAQRIIKCLEERDSAIRKVIARIVDYQKDFFEHGREYIKPLRLKDIAQHEDVNVHESTVSRITSRRYIYTPQGLIELKSLFSRKIETSVGDSISFERVKSILRDIIDNELPESPYSDEDISRILERKKIKLARRTISKYRKMLNIPPSHERTSMKG
- the leuD gene encoding 3-isopropylmalate dehydratase small subunit translates to MEPLSIVSSTVVPLDKMNVDTDQIIPKQFLKRIERTGFGEFLFYDWRYSDDGSINPEFVLNRERYKGAKILLTRDNFGSGSSREHAPWALREYGFEVIIAPSFADIFYNNCFKNAILPITLHKSTVDELFSKVHSKNDYSLTVDLERQTITDDEGWVINFEIDTFKKRALLEGLDDIAHTLQHEERIVVYEQKMWHERKWAFPQIDT
- a CDS encoding HPF/RaiA family ribosome-associated protein, with the protein product MKITVTTRHIHDQKKSESLRQYILKRIKRINRYMNPDKDPSELRFVLSVEKFRNSVELILTSGNFKATSSVNSDAMHVAIDKSINSIIKQLKKQTDKKIKTKRRESKKIKPALSPDQPIENKDAGTIRIRKLSKKPMSVEEAFLQLNLSHFGFVAFTNSETGAMNILHKTKGGTIELITP
- the eno gene encoding phosphopyruvate hydratase, with amino-acid sequence MAKISFIHAREILDSRGNPTVEVEVRCDDGAFGRAAVPSGASTGVHEAIELRDQDNKRYSGKGVQGAIKNVNDVIATKLIGTDITAQVSIDRTMIDLDGTSNKSKLGANAILGVSLAVAKAAADSKGLPLFRSIGGSSANTLPVPLMNIINGGVHADNNLDIQEFMIVPLGFNSFSDAIRAGVEVFHNLKSLLKKKRYSTSVGDEGGFAPNLNSNVEAIECIAEAITKAGYKSGKEVYLALDIASSELYKKGNYTIENKKLTTDEVVDLYRNWINKYPIISIEDGMAEDDWTGWKILTKELGSKVQLVGDDIFVTNPTRLKKGIKEGIANSILIKVNQIGTLSETLEAMRIASNAGYTQIISHRSGETEDSTIADIAVATNAGQIKTGSASRSDRMAKYNQLLRIEEELGNEARFLGRSAFRV
- a CDS encoding DUF2905 domain-containing protein; this translates as MEIQSLGKIIMITGIFLVVLGSLILLSPKIPFIGRLPGDILIKRDSFTFFFPLASSIIISLIITIILNLILRKR
- a CDS encoding PTS sugar transporter subunit IIA, whose product is MAQKRVLGIADVLRKESVMLNLKTKAKPDVIRELAEPVTEQYPNLSRDNLVSVLLEREKLCSTAVDEGVAIPHGKISGLSNIIAAFGRSVEGIDFESLDGNPTHLFILLLAPESSSGIHLKLLARISRIFKNPEFRSRLMEAQTEEELYSIIIEEDAKI
- the leuC gene encoding 3-isopropylmalate dehydratase large subunit, whose product is MAAKTLFDKIWKSHVVYEEEGQPTLLYIDLHLIHEVTSPQAFEGLRLSGRLIRRPDLTFATKDHNVPTSARTLPIDDPISKKQMDTLRENCKEYGIELFGLSINSHLQGIVHVIGPELGLTKPGMTIVCGDSHTSTHGAFGALAFGIGTSEVEHVLATQCLRQNRPNVFEVKVNGVRSNGVTAKDIILSIIGNIGTAGATGTVIEYRGEAIEALSMEERMTICNMSIEAGARAGMIAPDEKTFEYIEGRLYAPKGINFEEAVSEWKELKTDEGAVFDKSVTFDASNIAPQVSWGTNPGMVTDVVGIVPDPNSFPDPEMQKAAKSALEYMGLKPKTPIQEIVLDRVFIGSCTNSRIEDLTAAAKVVKGKRVASNIRAMVVPGSQMVKSEAEKLGLDRIFKEAGFEWRESGCSMCLGMNPDILAPGERCASTSNRNFEGRQGKGGRTHLVSPIMAAAAAIEGHFIDIRDWDLNRDL